A window from Primulina huaijiensis isolate GDHJ02 chromosome 13, ASM1229523v2, whole genome shotgun sequence encodes these proteins:
- the LOC140991841 gene encoding threonine dehydratase 1 biosynthetic, chloroplastic-like: MKMEALRFSGHAQPPLFTAEFTVKKPSAAVKSTCIKPLIHATLSKSVAKILPTLEIPLPRMSTLSPPPDSNVGSHLERVSPSSLQCESGYLIPNKNHSHNGAAGNGGLNAMEYLTNILSSKVYEVAYESPLELATKLSDRWGVNVWLKREDLQPVFSFKLRGAYNMMAKLSKEQLEQGVICSSAGNHAQGVALSARKLGCNAVIAMPVTTPEIKWKSVEGLGATVVLVGDSYDETQAYAKKRAEEEGRTFVPPFDHPDVIIGQGTVGMEIVRQMKEPLEAIFVPVGGGGLIAGIAAYVKRVSPEVKIIGVEPFDANAMALSLYHGRKVMLDQVGGFADGVAVKEVGKETFNLCRELIDGVVLVNRDAICASIKDMFEEKRSILEPAGALSLAGAEAYCKYYGIKGANVVAVTSGANMNFDRLRLVTELADVGGRREAVLATHMPEELGSFKRFCGLVGPMNITEFKYRYNSDKENALVLYSVGLHTKLELDAMIGRMKSAQLLTINLTENDLVKDHLRHLMGGRSNLENELLCRFVFPERPGALMKFLDMLSPRWNISLFHYRAQGDTGANVLVAIQVSKNEIDELH, from the exons ATGAAAATGGAAGCTCTCCGGTTCTCAGGCCATGCGCAACCCCCACTTTTTACTGCAGAATTCACCGTCAAAAAGCCCTCCGCCGCCGTAAAGAGCACATGCATAAAGCCATTGATCCATGCCACACTGTCGAAGTCGGTGGCGAAAATTTTACCGACCCTCGAGATTCCGCTGCCTAGGATGTCTACACTGTCACCACCTCCGGACAGTAATGTGGGGTCTCATTTGGAGAGAGTTTCTCCGAGTTCTCTGCAGTGCGAGAGCGGGTATTTGATACCGAATAAGAATCACTCACACAACGGTGCGGCGGGTAACGGTGGCTTGAATGCAATGGAATATTTGACGAATATATTATCCTCTAAGGTGTATGAAGTGGCGTACGAGTCACCATTGGAGCTGGCCACCAAGCTCTCGGATAGGTGGGGAGTCAATGTCTGGCTCAAGAGAGAGGATCTTCAGCCC GTTTTTTCATTCAAGCTTCGGGGTGCTTATAATATGATGGCAAAGCTTTCGAAGGAGCAACTCGAACAAGGTGTGATATGTTCATCTGCCGGAAATCATGCACAAGGTGTGGCATTATCCGCTCGGAAACTGGGCTGCAATGCAGTCATCGCTATGCCCGTTACCACACCAGAGATTAAG TGGAAATCGGTCGAAGGACTGGGTGCCACTGTTGTCCTAGTAGGGGATTCTTATGATGAAACTCAAGCTTATGCCAAAAAACGAGCCGAAGAGGAGGGTCGTACGTTCGTTCCACCTTTTGATCACCCAGATGTGATCATAGGGCAGGGCACAGTAGGAATGGAGATTGTTCGGCAAATGAAAGAGCCTCTAGAAGCGATATTTGTGCCAGTCGGTGGTGGGGGCCTTATTGCTGGTATTGCTGCCTATGTGAAAAGGGTCTCCCCTGAAGTAAAAATTATAGGAGTGGAGCCATTTGATGCGAATGCAATGGCATTATCTCTGTACCATGGCCGGAAAGTTATGTTGGACCAAGTTGGAGGTTTTGCTGATGGTGTAGCAGTCAAAGAGGTTGGCAAAGAGACGTTTAACCTTTGTAGGGAACTGATAGATGGGGTAGTTCTTGTTAACCGGGACGCAATTTGTGCATCAATAAAG GATATGTTTGAGGAGAAAAGGAGCATTTTAGAACCGGCCGGTGCTCTTTCTTTAGCTGGGGCCGAAGCTTATTGTAAGTACTACGGAATTAAGGGTGCAAATGTTGTCGCGGTAACTAGTGGAGCTAACATGAATTTTGATCGACTGAGATTGGTAACCGAACTTGCGGATGTTGGTGGACGTCGGGAAGCTGTACTTGCCACTCACATGCCTGAGGAACTTGGGAGCTTTAAGCGATTCTGTGGGCTC GTTGGACCGATGAATATTACCGAATTCAAATACAGATATAATTCAGATAAAGAAAATGCTCTCGTATTATATAG TGTCGGGCTTCACACGAAATTGGAACTGGATGCGATGATAGGAAGAATGAAATCAGCTCAACTACTGACCATTAATCTTACAGAAAATGACTTGGTCAAAGATCATTTGCGGCATTTG ATGGGTGGCAGATCAAATCTTGAAAATGAGCTTCTATGCCGTTTCGTTTTCCCAGAGAGGCCAGGAGCTTTGATGAAATTCTTGGATATGTTAAGCCCACGTTGGAACATAAGTTTGTTCCATTATAGAGCACAG GGAGATACTGGGGCAAACGTGTTGGTTGCCATCCAAGTATCGAAAAATGAGATAGACGAGTTACACTAA